One region of Pseudomonas sp. ABC1 genomic DNA includes:
- a CDS encoding PAS domain-containing protein encodes MREWLKSRTLATERKEHGTHGILVSRAGGVDQQDALGMVATADGYLPQLLDVFDHTQRLQDLEGMLQLLSRVSDVAMRLRASDTQGHPPLLEEFLGALTARLGLAWSALLLEQEGRWVSVQAFGIASTLLLEERFALRLGEYAERGLAGMQRLPVEHLHEPVWGVPYQEQGRVQAWLLCAGTPGRPLAELPQALWNQVCASLAAPVLQQRREEEAQRTVARHDVLQRVFGSGWLDYQIDAGRWALAPALRDALGLCGDDGNWLERIHPADRDAFQANLDDAEQGKAFSTALRLCVEGKCRWFRIDAEVLGRGHGRRIVGFALDIQHVKEQEALASSAHARLESLIDSAPAIIYVQRYEQGGLSLEFSSASLTAVLGWRHEQLYGKSLLAFVHPEDRDTFKRGNRRLLREGKISHHYRLRDSQGHYHWMLDEVTLLRDDLGVPVETVGILLDVSEIRQTVDLLRKSEERYRALVEDSPAMICRYSPDLRLSYANRPLLDHLQRRDLSPDGLDLRDFMTAEQTEALQTRMASLSPQQPMAMLEVCMQLPGYENAWWLWAVRGSFDEQGELLEVQAVGRDDTELHKSRQLLYQSAKMATLGEMATGIAHEISQPLNVIRIALSNLIRRAEEARLTDEYLGDKLARLDEQVQRATRIVDHMRVFGRRSETDCQLFQPAKAIDGALSLVCPGLAGHGIQWNCQLDELPQVSGHPDRLEQVLINLLVNARDALVSARVATPLISIRAAVHDQHLLIEVEDNAGGVEAALMERIFEPFFTTKAVGQGTGLGLSVSYGIMQQMGGELSVSNRHDGACFTVSLPIIE; translated from the coding sequence ATTGCTGTCCCGGGTCAGCGATGTCGCCATGCGCCTGCGTGCCAGCGACACGCAAGGGCACCCGCCACTACTCGAAGAATTCCTCGGTGCGTTGACGGCGCGTCTCGGCCTGGCCTGGTCGGCCCTGCTGCTGGAGCAGGAGGGGCGCTGGGTGTCGGTGCAGGCTTTCGGGATCGCCTCGACGCTGTTGCTCGAAGAGCGTTTCGCCTTGCGCCTGGGCGAGTATGCCGAGCGTGGCCTGGCGGGCATGCAGCGGCTGCCGGTGGAGCATTTGCACGAGCCCGTCTGGGGCGTTCCCTATCAGGAGCAGGGGCGCGTCCAGGCCTGGCTGTTGTGCGCCGGTACGCCAGGCCGGCCCCTGGCCGAACTGCCGCAAGCGTTATGGAATCAGGTCTGTGCCTCGCTGGCCGCACCCGTGTTGCAACAGCGGCGGGAGGAGGAGGCGCAACGCACGGTAGCGCGCCACGATGTGTTGCAACGTGTGTTCGGCAGCGGTTGGCTGGACTACCAGATCGATGCCGGGCGCTGGGCCTTGGCCCCGGCGCTGCGTGACGCGCTGGGGCTGTGCGGTGACGACGGGAACTGGCTCGAGCGCATCCATCCGGCGGATCGCGATGCTTTCCAGGCCAATCTGGACGATGCCGAGCAGGGCAAGGCGTTCAGTACCGCGCTGCGGCTCTGCGTGGAGGGCAAGTGCCGCTGGTTTCGTATCGATGCGGAAGTGCTGGGGCGCGGCCATGGGCGGCGGATCGTCGGTTTTGCCCTCGACATCCAGCACGTCAAGGAACAGGAGGCGTTGGCCAGTTCGGCCCATGCGCGCCTGGAGAGCCTGATCGACAGTGCGCCGGCGATCATCTATGTACAACGCTACGAGCAGGGCGGCCTGAGCCTGGAGTTCAGCAGCGCCAGCCTGACCGCCGTGCTGGGCTGGCGGCATGAGCAACTCTATGGAAAGAGTCTGCTGGCGTTCGTCCACCCGGAAGACCGCGATACCTTCAAGCGCGGCAACCGGCGGTTGTTGCGCGAAGGCAAGATCAGCCACCACTACCGGCTTCGCGACAGCCAGGGTCACTACCACTGGATGCTGGATGAAGTGACGTTGCTGCGCGATGACCTGGGGGTGCCGGTGGAAACGGTCGGCATCCTGCTGGATGTGAGCGAGATCCGGCAGACGGTCGACCTGCTGCGCAAGAGTGAGGAGCGCTATCGGGCGCTGGTCGAGGACTCGCCGGCGATGATCTGCCGCTACAGCCCGGACCTGCGACTGTCATATGCCAACCGACCGCTGCTCGATCACCTGCAACGCCGGGACCTGTCACCCGACGGCCTCGACCTGCGGGACTTCATGACCGCGGAGCAGACCGAGGCCTTGCAGACCCGCATGGCGAGCCTTTCTCCGCAGCAACCGATGGCGATGCTGGAGGTGTGCATGCAACTGCCTGGATATGAGAACGCCTGGTGGCTATGGGCCGTGCGGGGCAGTTTCGACGAGCAGGGCGAACTGCTCGAAGTGCAAGCCGTCGGTCGCGACGACACCGAGCTGCACAAGTCGCGTCAGTTGCTCTACCAGAGCGCGAAGATGGCCACGCTGGGCGAGATGGCCACGGGGATCGCCCATGAGATCAGCCAGCCGCTGAATGTGATACGCATCGCCTTGAGCAACCTGATCCGTCGCGCCGAAGAGGCCCGCCTGACCGATGAGTACCTCGGCGACAAACTGGCGCGGCTGGATGAGCAGGTCCAGCGGGCGACCCGTATCGTCGACCACATGCGTGTCTTCGGACGCCGCTCGGAGACCGATTGCCAGTTGTTCCAGCCGGCCAAGGCCATCGATGGCGCGCTTTCCCTGGTGTGTCCGGGGCTCGCCGGACATGGCATACAGTGGAATTGCCAGTTGGACGAACTGCCGCAGGTCAGTGGGCATCCGGACCGGTTGGAGCAGGTGTTGATCAACCTGCTGGTCAATGCCCGCGACGCACTGGTGTCGGCACGTGTCGCGACCCCCTTGATCAGCATCCGCGCCGCCGTGCATGACCAGCATCTGCTGATAGAAGTCGAAGACAACGCCGGTGGCGTGGAGGCCGCGCTGATGGAGCGTATCTTCGAGCCGTTCTTCACCACCAAGGCGGTTGGCCAGGGGACCGGGCTGGGCCTTTCCGTGAGCTACGGCATCATGCAGCAGATGGGCGGGGAACTGAGCGTCAGCAACCGGCATGACGGGGCCTGCTTCACGGTTTCGTTGCCGATCATAGAGTGA